The following proteins are encoded in a genomic region of Oncorhynchus gorbuscha isolate QuinsamMale2020 ecotype Even-year linkage group LG11, OgorEven_v1.0, whole genome shotgun sequence:
- the LOC124048148 gene encoding inositol polyphosphate multikinase-like isoform X2, which yields MFECEALGRLEINRPMVNLGTCLSGSVKEKNAQGGSQAAHLNGCVPLSHQVAGHKYGVDKVGILQHPDGTVLKQLQPPPRGPREMQFYSKIYAEDCGDPCLLDLQRHLPKYFGTWSSPESPNELYLKLEDVTLRFQKPCIMDVKIGQKSYDPYASQEKRDQQIKKYPLMEEIGFLLLGMRVYKVNSDEYHSYDQHYGRGLLKDTIKDGLSKFFSNGRSLRKDAIAASILKVQNILRWFEGQSQLTFYASSLLFVYEGLSPPSPEGHVFRGPPEKTMSAADACCEPNEEVLEYNNNIQVAMPLDYSLSTMYAMYKKGCTRGHHGNATGAITTGPNPQEDNSTWKCSGLVSAEQPNGNGIKAQLEEPGVGEGGRGEPHPEQRASEVEVRMIDFAHVFPSESQDQGYIYGLKHLLEVLQQILHQ from the exons ATGTTCGAATGTGAAG CTTTGGGAAGACTGGAAATCAATAGACCCATGGTGAACCTGGGGACTTGTCTCTCCGGCTCGGTGAAGGAGAAGAACGCTCAGGGAGGATCGCAGGCGGCGCACCTGAACGGATGTGTTCCGCTCTCCCATCAGGTGGCGGGTCATAAGTATGGCGTTGATAAAGTAG GCATATTGCAACATCCTGATGGCACAGTACTCAAACAGCTCCAGCCCCCTCCCAGAGGTCCTAGAGAGATGCAGTTCTACAGCAAG ATCTACGCTGAGGACTGTGGCGACCCGTGCCTGTTGGACCTCCAGCGTCACCTACCTAAATACTTTGGCACCTGGTCCTCGCCTGAATCTCCTAACG agttGTACCTGAAACTGGAGGACGTGACTCTGCGGTTCCAGAAGCCTTGTATTATGGATGTCAAGATCGGCCAGAAAAGCTACGACCCCTACGCCTCCCAAGAGAAGCGGGACCAGCAGATCAAGAAGTACCCTCTCATGGAGGAGATTGGCTTCCTGCTTCTCGGAATGAGG GTGTACAAGGTCAACTCTGACGAATATCACTCGTATGATCAACATTACGGGCGAGGCCTTCTCAAGGACACCATCAAAGATG GTTTATCCAAATTCTTCTCTAATGGGAGGAGTCTGAGAAAAGATGCCATTGCTGCCAGTATCCTGAAGGTCCAGAACATCCTGCGATGGTTCGAGGGCCAGAGCCAGTTAACCTTCTACGCCAGCTCTCTGTTGTTTGTATACGAGGGCCTGTCCCCTCCCAGCCCTGAGGGCCATGTCTTCAGGGGCCCCCCAGAGAAGACTATGTCTGCCGCTGATGCCTGCTGCGAGCCCAATGAAGAAGTGTTGgaatacaacaacaacatccaGGTTGCCATGCCGCTTGACTACAGCCTGTCCACCATGTATGCCATGTACAAGAAGGGCTGCACCCGGGGTCACCATGGCAATGCCACCGGAGCCATCACGACAGGCCCCAACCCCCAGGAGGACAACAGCACGTGGAAGTGCTCAGGTCTGGTGTCAGCAGAACAACCCAATGGCAACGGTATCAAAGCCCAACTGGAAGAGcctggggtgggggagggaggccGGGGGGAACCGCATCCAGAGCAGAGGGCCAGCGAAGTGGAGGTGAGGATGATTGACTTTGCCCATGTCTTCCCCAGTGAGAGCCAGGACCAAGGCTACATCTATGGCCTGAAACACTTGCTGGAGGTGCTGCAGCAGATCCTCCACCAATAA
- the LOC124048148 gene encoding inositol polyphosphate multikinase-like isoform X1: protein MSTQHQIMDSSLALGRLEINRPMVNLGTCLSGSVKEKNAQGGSQAAHLNGCVPLSHQVAGHKYGVDKVGILQHPDGTVLKQLQPPPRGPREMQFYSKIYAEDCGDPCLLDLQRHLPKYFGTWSSPESPNELYLKLEDVTLRFQKPCIMDVKIGQKSYDPYASQEKRDQQIKKYPLMEEIGFLLLGMRVYKVNSDEYHSYDQHYGRGLLKDTIKDGLSKFFSNGRSLRKDAIAASILKVQNILRWFEGQSQLTFYASSLLFVYEGLSPPSPEGHVFRGPPEKTMSAADACCEPNEEVLEYNNNIQVAMPLDYSLSTMYAMYKKGCTRGHHGNATGAITTGPNPQEDNSTWKCSGLVSAEQPNGNGIKAQLEEPGVGEGGRGEPHPEQRASEVEVRMIDFAHVFPSESQDQGYIYGLKHLLEVLQQILHQ from the exons ATGTCAACTCAACATCAGATAATGGACTCATCTTTAGCTTTGGGAAGACTGGAAATCAATAGACCCATGGTGAACCTGGGGACTTGTCTCTCCGGCTCGGTGAAGGAGAAGAACGCTCAGGGAGGATCGCAGGCGGCGCACCTGAACGGATGTGTTCCGCTCTCCCATCAGGTGGCGGGTCATAAGTATGGCGTTGATAAAGTAG GCATATTGCAACATCCTGATGGCACAGTACTCAAACAGCTCCAGCCCCCTCCCAGAGGTCCTAGAGAGATGCAGTTCTACAGCAAG ATCTACGCTGAGGACTGTGGCGACCCGTGCCTGTTGGACCTCCAGCGTCACCTACCTAAATACTTTGGCACCTGGTCCTCGCCTGAATCTCCTAACG agttGTACCTGAAACTGGAGGACGTGACTCTGCGGTTCCAGAAGCCTTGTATTATGGATGTCAAGATCGGCCAGAAAAGCTACGACCCCTACGCCTCCCAAGAGAAGCGGGACCAGCAGATCAAGAAGTACCCTCTCATGGAGGAGATTGGCTTCCTGCTTCTCGGAATGAGG GTGTACAAGGTCAACTCTGACGAATATCACTCGTATGATCAACATTACGGGCGAGGCCTTCTCAAGGACACCATCAAAGATG GTTTATCCAAATTCTTCTCTAATGGGAGGAGTCTGAGAAAAGATGCCATTGCTGCCAGTATCCTGAAGGTCCAGAACATCCTGCGATGGTTCGAGGGCCAGAGCCAGTTAACCTTCTACGCCAGCTCTCTGTTGTTTGTATACGAGGGCCTGTCCCCTCCCAGCCCTGAGGGCCATGTCTTCAGGGGCCCCCCAGAGAAGACTATGTCTGCCGCTGATGCCTGCTGCGAGCCCAATGAAGAAGTGTTGgaatacaacaacaacatccaGGTTGCCATGCCGCTTGACTACAGCCTGTCCACCATGTATGCCATGTACAAGAAGGGCTGCACCCGGGGTCACCATGGCAATGCCACCGGAGCCATCACGACAGGCCCCAACCCCCAGGAGGACAACAGCACGTGGAAGTGCTCAGGTCTGGTGTCAGCAGAACAACCCAATGGCAACGGTATCAAAGCCCAACTGGAAGAGcctggggtgggggagggaggccGGGGGGAACCGCATCCAGAGCAGAGGGCCAGCGAAGTGGAGGTGAGGATGATTGACTTTGCCCATGTCTTCCCCAGTGAGAGCCAGGACCAAGGCTACATCTATGGCCTGAAACACTTGCTGGAGGTGCTGCAGCAGATCCTCCACCAATAA